In one window of Chryseobacterium sp. JV274 DNA:
- a CDS encoding bacteriocin-like protein has translation MKNLRKLSKSNLKTIKGGNAPLCDPGYMACRVGKTPSGAPIWECLPNCNY, from the coding sequence ATGAAAAATTTAAGAAAATTATCAAAGAGCAATTTGAAAACAATTAAAGGAGGAAATGCACCATTATGTGATCCAGGATACATGGCTTGCAGAGTAGGAAAAACTCCAAGCGGTGCTCCTATCTGGGAATGCTTACCTAACTGCAATTATTAA
- a CDS encoding BT0820 family HAD-type phosphatase, giving the protein MLNNKKIAVDFDGTIVDDAYPAIGKPKTFAFETLKRLQAEGYRLILWTYRHGKTLDEAVEFCQKNGIEFYAVNSSFEGEVFDHETQSRKLDADWFIDDRNLGGFPGWGEIYNIIQERIEFRVEGKEVLAYSKLKKEKKKGLFW; this is encoded by the coding sequence ATGTTAAATAATAAAAAGATTGCTGTTGACTTTGACGGGACTATTGTTGATGACGCTTACCCGGCCATTGGAAAACCGAAAACTTTTGCATTCGAAACTTTAAAAAGACTTCAGGCTGAAGGATACAGACTTATACTTTGGACTTACAGACACGGAAAAACATTAGATGAAGCCGTAGAATTCTGTCAAAAAAACGGAATAGAATTTTACGCTGTGAATTCAAGTTTTGAAGGAGAAGTTTTTGATCATGAAACTCAATCCAGAAAATTAGATGCAGATTGGTTTATTGATGACAGAAACTTAGGAGGATTTCCGGGATGGGGTGAGATCTACAATATTATTCAGGAAAGAATAGAATTCCGTGTAGAAGGGAAGGAAGTTCTTGCCTATTCAAAACTTAAAAAAGAAAAGAAAAAAGGACTTTTCTGGTAG
- the gpmI gene encoding 2,3-bisphosphoglycerate-independent phosphoglycerate mutase, whose translation MSKKAILAILDGWGLGTNPDVSAIDKANTPFIDSCYQRFPHTTLEASGLAVGLPAGQMGNSEVGHMNLGAGRVVYQNLVKLNMAVENGTLGQEKVIQDAFEYAKKENKKVHFIGLVSNGGVHSHINHLKGLLTAAKEFGLNENVFVHAFTDGRDCDPHSGFGFIDELQKHMEATTGKLATVTGRYYAMDRDKRWERVKLAYDALVEGVGEPTTDALAAIKTSYDNNVTDEFLKPIILMNTTATGNVVPVAKIIDNDVVICFNFRTDRGREITEVLSQKDFPEYSMKKLNLYYITLTNYDKTFQNVQVVFDENVLTETMGEVLERNGRSQIRIAETEKYPHVTFFFSGGREKEFEGERRLLCPSPKDVPTYDLKPEMSAYDITNAIVPELEQGTADFVCLNFANTDMVGHTGVFEAAVKAAEVVDQCIEKVATAAYENGYAVFILADHGNSDVMMNPDGTPNTQHSTNLVPFIVMDKDHTWNLKPGKLGDVAPTILNVMGVEIPAAMTGDILVD comes from the coding sequence ATGTCAAAAAAAGCAATACTGGCAATTCTTGACGGATGGGGATTGGGAACAAACCCTGACGTTTCTGCAATAGATAAAGCAAATACACCATTCATAGACAGCTGTTACCAAAGATTTCCACATACTACGCTTGAAGCGAGTGGGCTGGCTGTAGGGCTACCTGCCGGGCAGATGGGAAATTCTGAAGTTGGGCACATGAACCTTGGGGCAGGTAGAGTGGTTTACCAGAATCTGGTGAAACTGAACATGGCGGTTGAAAACGGAACATTGGGTCAGGAAAAAGTGATTCAGGATGCATTTGAATACGCAAAAAAAGAAAATAAAAAAGTACACTTTATCGGTTTGGTTTCCAATGGAGGAGTACATTCACATATCAATCACTTAAAAGGATTACTGACTGCTGCCAAAGAATTCGGTTTGAATGAAAACGTTTTTGTTCATGCATTTACCGATGGCAGAGACTGTGATCCACATTCCGGATTCGGATTTATTGATGAACTTCAGAAGCATATGGAAGCCACTACCGGAAAACTGGCAACAGTGACAGGAAGATACTATGCGATGGACAGAGATAAGAGATGGGAGCGTGTAAAATTAGCTTATGATGCCCTTGTTGAAGGAGTAGGCGAACCAACAACTGATGCTTTGGCAGCAATTAAGACTTCCTATGATAATAATGTTACAGATGAATTTCTGAAACCAATCATTTTAATGAATACTACCGCTACAGGAAATGTGGTGCCGGTAGCAAAAATTATTGATAATGATGTTGTGATCTGCTTCAACTTCCGTACAGACAGAGGGAGAGAAATTACAGAAGTTCTTTCTCAGAAGGATTTTCCGGAATATTCTATGAAGAAACTGAACCTTTACTATATCACGTTAACAAACTATGATAAAACATTCCAGAATGTACAGGTTGTTTTTGATGAAAATGTATTAACGGAAACAATGGGGGAAGTTCTTGAAAGAAATGGAAGATCTCAGATCAGAATCGCAGAAACAGAGAAATATCCTCACGTTACTTTCTTCTTTTCAGGAGGAAGAGAAAAAGAATTTGAAGGCGAAAGAAGACTGCTTTGTCCAAGCCCGAAAGATGTTCCTACGTATGACCTGAAGCCGGAAATGTCAGCTTATGATATTACCAATGCTATTGTACCGGAACTGGAACAGGGAACTGCTGACTTTGTCTGTTTAAATTTTGCCAATACAGATATGGTAGGACATACAGGCGTTTTTGAAGCTGCTGTAAAAGCTGCTGAAGTAGTAGATCAGTGCATCGAAAAAGTAGCAACCGCTGCTTATGAAAACGGATATGCTGTTTTTATCCTTGCCGATCACGGAAACTCAGACGTAATGATGAATCCGGACGGAACTCCTAATACACAGCACTCAACCAATCTTGTACCTTTCATCGTAATGGATAAAGATCATACCTGGAATTTAAAACCAGGAAAATTGGGAGATGTGGCCCCTACAATCCTTAACGTAATGGGCGTTGAAATACCGGCTGCAATGACCGGAGATATTTTAGTTGATTAA
- a CDS encoding leucine-rich repeat domain-containing protein, with translation MKKLFLLISILSLSQIKAQIDPVKYPTFTNIEDALSSKKAVYSMSFREKGLFNLPPQIVKLDSLFFLNIMANKLEKMDQELFELKELEILNVNENSIKYIPDEVSKLKKLTTFSMNLNSLTSINPNIAKLQNLKVVHFDANNLNTFPEALMEIAALEEINLQGNQISFIADRLDQIRNLKFLNLSDNQINDLGNLSFPKNLKYLELQQNAINKLPENLFKARHLEFLNVSGNNISEISPKIKGLKSVVSMNLANNNLKDIPVEIQQLKNLKTLILTGNPIEKSTIENLKTLLPDTQIYF, from the coding sequence ATGAAAAAGCTTTTCTTACTTATTTCCATACTATCACTTTCTCAGATCAAAGCACAGATTGATCCGGTGAAATATCCTACTTTTACCAATATTGAAGATGCTTTAAGCAGTAAAAAAGCAGTATACAGTATGAGTTTCAGAGAAAAGGGATTGTTTAATCTTCCCCCTCAGATCGTGAAACTGGATTCATTATTTTTTCTGAATATCATGGCTAATAAGCTTGAAAAAATGGATCAGGAACTCTTTGAATTGAAAGAACTGGAAATTTTAAATGTGAATGAAAACAGCATTAAATATATTCCGGATGAGGTAAGTAAGCTTAAGAAACTGACCACTTTTTCAATGAATCTGAATAGTCTGACAAGCATTAATCCCAATATTGCAAAGCTTCAGAACTTAAAAGTAGTACATTTTGATGCCAACAACCTGAATACCTTCCCCGAAGCACTTATGGAAATTGCAGCGTTGGAAGAAATTAACCTTCAGGGAAACCAGATCAGTTTTATTGCAGACAGACTGGATCAGATCAGAAACCTGAAATTTCTGAACCTTTCTGATAATCAGATCAATGACCTTGGAAATTTGTCTTTTCCTAAAAACTTAAAATATCTTGAACTGCAGCAGAATGCCATCAACAAGCTTCCGGAAAACCTTTTCAAAGCTCGGCATCTTGAATTTCTGAATGTAAGTGGAAACAATATTTCGGAAATCTCACCCAAAATAAAAGGATTGAAAAGTGTAGTCAGCATGAATCTGGCCAACAATAATCTGAAAGATATTCCTGTAGAAATCCAACAGCTGAAAAATCTGAAAACTTTGATTCTTACAGGAAATCCTATAGAAAAATCTACAATTGAAAATTTAAAAACCTTACTGCCGGATACGCAGATCTATTTCTAG
- the era gene encoding GTPase Era, with product MHKAGFVNIVGKPNAGKSTLLNQLMGEKLAIVTQKAQTTRHRIFGIYNEDDLQIVFSDTPGVLDPKYGLQEKMMDFVKDSLQDADVFLFIVDVTDKAEPSEFLIDKLNKIPVPVLLLLNKVDQTDQAGLEKLVEDWHNRIPKAEILPISALNAFNTEVILPKIKSLLPENPPYYDKDQYTDKPERFFVNEAIREKILLNYDKEIPYSVEVVTEQFKEKEGIIFIDSIIYVERDTQKGIIIGHKGEAIKKVGTEARLDLEKFFTKKIHLNLFVKVKKDWRKNDRDLKNFGYR from the coding sequence ATGCACAAAGCTGGATTTGTAAATATAGTTGGAAAGCCCAATGCGGGAAAATCGACCTTGCTCAACCAATTAATGGGTGAGAAATTGGCGATTGTAACGCAGAAAGCTCAGACAACCCGCCACAGAATTTTTGGTATTTATAATGAAGATGACCTTCAGATCGTATTTTCTGATACTCCGGGAGTATTGGATCCAAAATACGGATTGCAGGAAAAAATGATGGATTTTGTAAAAGACTCTTTACAGGATGCCGATGTTTTCCTGTTTATTGTAGACGTTACCGACAAAGCGGAACCGTCAGAATTTTTAATTGATAAGCTGAATAAAATCCCTGTACCTGTACTTCTTTTATTAAATAAAGTAGATCAGACTGATCAGGCAGGCCTTGAAAAATTAGTAGAAGACTGGCATAACAGAATTCCGAAAGCTGAAATTCTGCCTATTTCTGCTTTGAATGCTTTCAATACAGAGGTTATTTTACCTAAAATAAAATCTTTACTTCCTGAAAATCCTCCTTACTACGATAAAGATCAGTACACGGATAAGCCTGAAAGATTCTTTGTAAACGAAGCAATACGTGAGAAAATCCTTTTGAATTATGATAAGGAAATTCCATATTCGGTAGAAGTAGTGACTGAGCAGTTCAAAGAGAAAGAAGGAATTATCTTCATAGATTCTATTATTTATGTGGAAAGAGATACTCAGAAAGGAATTATTATCGGGCACAAAGGAGAAGCAATCAAGAAAGTGGGAACTGAAGCAAGATTAGATCTGGAAAAGTTTTTCACCAAAAAAATTCATTTAAACTTATTTGTAAAAGTGAAAAAAGACTGGAGAAAGAACGACAGAGATCTTAAAAATTTCGGTTACCGATAA
- the map gene encoding type I methionyl aminopeptidase, translated as MIQLKTIDELRLMKESARLVSKTLGMLAKEIKPGITTLYLDKLAHDFIKDHGAEPAFLGYGGFPNSLCISPNDQVVHGFPNNDVVKEGDVLSVDCGVILNGFVGDHAYTFEIGEVKPEVKKLLQVTKESLYKGIEQVVRGKRIGDISHAIQAHCEKEGYGVVRELVGHGLGRKMHEDPQVPNYGRQGSGKVIKDGLAIAIEPMVNMGTEKVKFHNDGWTVTTLDNMPSAHFEHDVAVINGKPVLLSTFDYVYEALGIVSDEEKQFQLDF; from the coding sequence ATGATTCAATTAAAAACGATAGACGAATTGCGTCTGATGAAGGAGAGTGCCCGACTGGTTTCAAAAACATTGGGAATGTTGGCAAAAGAAATTAAACCAGGGATTACAACCTTATATTTAGATAAACTGGCTCATGATTTTATTAAAGATCATGGTGCTGAGCCTGCATTTTTAGGATATGGAGGATTCCCGAACTCTCTTTGTATCTCTCCGAATGATCAGGTGGTTCATGGGTTTCCAAACAATGATGTAGTAAAAGAAGGAGATGTTCTTTCCGTAGACTGTGGAGTTATTCTTAACGGTTTCGTAGGAGATCATGCTTATACTTTTGAAATCGGAGAAGTGAAACCTGAGGTTAAAAAATTACTACAGGTTACCAAAGAATCTTTATACAAAGGAATTGAGCAGGTTGTCAGAGGAAAGAGAATAGGAGATATCTCTCATGCAATCCAGGCACATTGTGAAAAAGAAGGATATGGAGTAGTAAGAGAACTTGTAGGACACGGTTTAGGAAGAAAAATGCACGAAGATCCACAGGTTCCAAACTATGGAAGACAAGGAAGCGGAAAGGTAATAAAAGACGGTTTGGCAATTGCTATTGAGCCAATGGTTAATATGGGAACTGAGAAAGTGAAGTTCCATAATGACGGTTGGACGGTAACGACTTTAGATAATATGCCATCTGCTCACTTTGAGCATGATGTGGCAGTAATCAATGGTAAACCGGTATTGCTTTCAACATTTGATTATGTGTATGAAGCTTTAGGGATTGTAAGTGATGAAGAAAAGCAGTTCCAACTGGATTTTTAA
- a CDS encoding alkaline phosphatase PhoX, translating into MKKKLLTMGALAILASSGIQAQTLIFNKNASWSYKDNNQAQPAGWNAQAFDISTWAVGNGPLGYGDPVTTTINSGLTTAYFAKDFTVDLSTLSDTMELGVMRDDGIIVYLNGEEVVRDNMPAGAVTFNTFSSTTIDGAAESVYNIFSIPKSKFVNGVNRFSIELHNRSTTSSDLRIDAYLKTTANTTIPVTCNGTHISCFTSIVPTAQTDKLIIPAEHKYQLILKEGDSYTEGGGLVGGQNDFTAYVPKTGSSTNGYLSVNHETNPGGVTMAEINYNATSKLWQLTKSRAVSFSDPSLVQTIRNCSGGITPWGTVVTAEESVTSNDVNNDGYKDYGWLVEIDPATAQVISKNTDGSKGKLWQMGIMNHENVVVNNAGTTAYYGEDGGTHMVYKYVMDTPNNLSSGNLYVLKLDQGLSTAGDPVGTTATWIQVPNKTKADQNNTATLAQSLGGTKFNGVEDVDISPLDGRIYFTAKGLDRVYRLQDNGTTASQVETFVGGGSSVYSFNTAQGMKSEAWGDGNDNLTFDELGNLWVLQDGGKNYIWVIAPDHTQANPKVKLFASMPAGSEPTGLTFTPDHKFGFFSIQHPDSTISTDVDATGNTINYKGKSATIVIALKNNLGTEGTLGTIDSKTAENTVTVAPNPTSGIVKINSVKGLKDISVTAYSMDGKIVYTKKFNGTNKVLDLDFTQQLEGSRILVLNIEAEGGFQKTVKLLKK; encoded by the coding sequence ATGAAGAAAAAACTACTAACAATGGGAGCGTTGGCTATACTGGCAAGTTCAGGTATTCAGGCGCAGACTCTGATATTCAATAAGAATGCGTCTTGGAGCTACAAAGATAACAACCAGGCACAGCCTGCCGGATGGAATGCCCAGGCCTTCGATATTTCAACATGGGCGGTAGGAAACGGTCCGTTAGGATATGGAGATCCGGTAACCACAACAATCAATTCAGGGCTTACTACAGCTTATTTTGCTAAAGATTTCACAGTAGATCTTTCAACGCTTTCCGATACTATGGAGTTGGGAGTAATGAGAGATGACGGTATTATAGTATACCTTAACGGAGAGGAAGTCGTAAGAGACAATATGCCTGCAGGTGCTGTTACATTCAATACTTTTTCCAGTACAACTATTGATGGAGCGGCAGAAAGTGTTTATAATATTTTCTCTATTCCAAAATCAAAATTTGTAAACGGTGTCAACAGATTTTCTATAGAATTGCACAACAGAAGCACAACCAGTTCAGATTTAAGAATTGATGCTTACCTGAAAACAACAGCCAATACAACGATCCCTGTAACTTGCAACGGAACACACATCAGCTGCTTTACTTCAATTGTGCCTACAGCACAGACTGATAAATTAATTATCCCTGCTGAACACAAATACCAGCTTATTTTAAAAGAAGGAGACAGTTATACAGAAGGAGGAGGATTAGTTGGAGGTCAGAATGACTTTACAGCTTATGTTCCAAAAACAGGAAGCAGTACCAATGGATATCTTTCTGTAAACCATGAAACGAATCCTGGAGGAGTTACCATGGCAGAAATCAATTATAATGCGACTTCAAAGCTTTGGCAGTTAACAAAATCAAGAGCGGTAAGTTTCTCAGACCCAAGTTTGGTACAAACCATCAGAAACTGTTCAGGAGGAATTACACCTTGGGGAACAGTGGTGACCGCTGAAGAATCTGTGACTTCCAATGATGTGAACAATGATGGATATAAAGATTATGGTTGGTTGGTAGAGATTGATCCTGCAACAGCTCAGGTAATTTCTAAAAATACCGACGGATCCAAAGGGAAACTTTGGCAGATGGGAATCATGAACCACGAAAATGTAGTGGTGAATAACGCAGGAACAACTGCTTATTATGGGGAAGACGGTGGAACACACATGGTATATAAATATGTAATGGATACTCCAAACAACCTTTCTTCAGGAAACCTGTATGTTTTAAAATTAGATCAGGGATTATCAACTGCGGGAGATCCGGTAGGAACTACAGCAACATGGATTCAGGTTCCTAATAAAACCAAAGCAGACCAGAATAATACAGCAACACTTGCACAATCATTGGGCGGAACAAAGTTTAATGGAGTAGAAGATGTTGACATCAGCCCACTGGATGGAAGAATCTATTTTACAGCAAAAGGATTAGACAGAGTATACCGTTTACAGGATAACGGAACAACAGCTTCACAAGTAGAAACATTTGTAGGAGGAGGTTCTTCAGTATATTCTTTCAATACCGCTCAGGGAATGAAATCTGAAGCTTGGGGAGACGGAAATGACAACCTTACTTTTGATGAGCTTGGAAACCTTTGGGTACTTCAGGATGGAGGTAAAAACTATATCTGGGTAATTGCTCCGGATCATACACAGGCCAACCCTAAAGTAAAACTATTTGCTTCTATGCCAGCTGGGTCAGAACCTACAGGATTGACATTTACGCCTGATCATAAATTTGGTTTCTTCTCTATTCAGCACCCGGATTCAACAATCTCTACAGATGTGGATGCTACAGGGAATACAATCAATTATAAAGGAAAATCAGCTACCATCGTCATTGCACTTAAAAACAACTTGGGAACTGAAGGAACTTTAGGGACTATCGACAGCAAAACTGCAGAAAATACAGTAACAGTAGCACCAAACCCAACTTCCGGAATCGTAAAAATCAATTCAGTAAAAGGATTGAAAGATATTTCAGTGACAGCTTACAGCATGGACGGAAAAATCGTTTATACGAAGAAGTTCAACGGTACAAACAAAGTATTGGACCTGGATTTCACACAACAGTTGGAAGGATCCCGTATTTTAGTTTTAAATATTGAAGCTGAAGGAGGTTTCCAGAAAACAGTTAAACTTTTAAAGAAATAA
- a CDS encoding translation initiation factor produces the protein MDLRDQLKNLFPEHEEQDFEMPEEQFKQKEPLVCKFEKKGRNGKPVTVVEGWEGSEEDLKKISKKIKTTLGIGGSEKDGTIIIQGDNRDKIMNILKEMGYKTKRVGG, from the coding sequence ATGGATTTACGAGATCAATTGAAGAATCTTTTTCCTGAGCATGAAGAGCAGGATTTTGAGATGCCTGAAGAACAATTCAAGCAGAAAGAGCCTTTGGTATGCAAATTTGAGAAAAAAGGAAGAAATGGTAAGCCTGTCACCGTTGTTGAAGGCTGGGAAGGCAGTGAGGAAGACCTGAAAAAAATTTCAAAGAAAATAAAAACCACCTTAGGTATAGGCGGTTCTGAGAAGGATGGAACGATTATCATTCAAGGGGACAACCGTGATAAAATCATGAATATCCTTAAAGAAATGGGATATAAAACCAAACGTGTTGGCGGATAG
- a CDS encoding Crp/Fnr family transcriptional regulator yields MNIDQILDQIYILPETSKNSLKEHITEISHPKGFCLMEADKVIPYLYFIRKGIARAYSSTADNDITFWFGSEGQCILSMKSYVEDKPGYESIELLEDCDLYRMETESLRKLFNEDIHIANWGRKLAEAEMIKSEELIISRQFKTSLERYKDIIAYQPDLLKRVQLGYIASYLGITQVSLSRIRAEIK; encoded by the coding sequence ATGAATATAGACCAGATTCTCGATCAGATTTACATCCTGCCTGAAACATCAAAAAACAGTTTAAAAGAGCACATCACTGAAATTTCTCATCCTAAAGGTTTTTGCCTGATGGAAGCTGATAAGGTGATTCCTTATCTCTACTTTATCCGCAAAGGGATCGCGCGTGCCTATTCTTCAACGGCTGATAATGATATTACCTTCTGGTTTGGAAGTGAAGGGCAGTGCATTCTTTCTATGAAAAGCTATGTGGAGGACAAACCCGGTTATGAAAGCATCGAACTACTGGAAGACTGCGATCTGTACAGAATGGAAACAGAAAGCCTCAGAAAACTGTTTAATGAAGACATCCATATTGCCAACTGGGGCCGAAAACTAGCGGAAGCCGAGATGATAAAATCTGAAGAACTGATTATTTCCAGACAGTTCAAAACATCTTTGGAGCGTTATAAGGATATTATAGCCTATCAACCTGATTTGCTTAAAAGAGTTCAATTGGGGTATATTGCTTCGTATCTGGGCATTACCCAGGTGAGTTTGAGCAGGATACGGGCGGAAATAAAGTAA
- a CDS encoding DoxX family protein: MNYNNSNWSSIPKDIILLAVRVFVGFAMLSHGFPKLQMLLAGGKIEFFDFMGLGPQISLILTVFAEFVCSILLILGLFTRVALGFLIFTMIIAAFAVHGADPFEKREMALIYLSVYLLLMVIGAGKVSVDHMIERRKRASDW, translated from the coding sequence ATGAACTATAATAATTCAAATTGGAGCTCAATACCTAAAGATATTATTTTATTAGCAGTGAGAGTATTTGTTGGTTTTGCAATGCTGTCTCATGGCTTTCCAAAACTTCAGATGCTGTTGGCGGGCGGTAAAATTGAATTTTTCGATTTTATGGGACTCGGGCCTCAGATATCTTTGATTCTTACGGTTTTTGCTGAATTTGTTTGTTCAATACTCCTTATATTAGGGCTTTTTACAAGAGTTGCTTTAGGTTTTCTGATTTTTACCATGATCATTGCTGCTTTTGCAGTACATGGCGCAGATCCTTTTGAGAAAAGAGAAATGGCGCTAATCTATCTTTCCGTTTATCTTTTGCTCATGGTAATAGGAGCTGGAAAAGTTTCGGTGGATCATATGATAGAAAGAAGAAAAAGAGCTTCAGACTGGTAA
- a CDS encoding DMT family transporter, translated as MNWLILVIAGLFEVAFASCLGKAKETSGTEMYLWYTGFLITMTISMLLLIKATQTLPIGTAYAVWTGIGAVGTALMGIIFFKDPVSFWRVFFIVTLIGSVVGLKAVSSSH; from the coding sequence ATGAATTGGTTAATATTAGTTATCGCGGGATTATTTGAAGTTGCCTTTGCATCATGTCTGGGAAAGGCAAAAGAAACATCAGGAACTGAGATGTACCTGTGGTATACAGGCTTCCTGATCACAATGACTATCAGCATGCTTCTGCTGATCAAAGCTACTCAGACCTTACCTATCGGAACAGCTTATGCGGTATGGACAGGAATAGGCGCTGTAGGAACGGCTTTAATGGGAATTATTTTCTTTAAAGATCCTGTAAGTTTTTGGAGAGTGTTCTTTATTGTAACGCTTATTGGCTCTGTGGTAGGCTTGAAGGCAGTGTCTTCATCACATTAA
- a CDS encoding acyl-ACP desaturase, with the protein MYQKLVRKEVMGLLEKEVGSFLDKFLTPIEKIWQPSDYLPDPSSEEFKHDLEEIQTFAREMPYDLFVTLIGDCITEEALPSYESWLMGVDGINQEERLGWSNWVRAWTAEENRHGDLLNKYLYLCGRVNMREVEITTQYLINDGFDLGTSMDPYRNFIYTSFQETATNISHRRVGTLAKQSGNGKLAKMCGVIAADEARHAKAYKHFVAKILEVDPSEMILAFEDMMRKKIVMPAHLMRQSGQKAGELWGHFSDAAQRCMVYTGQDYINIMKDLLDEWKIEHVKGLTEKAEKAQEYLMKLPARLQKITDRVSTPDLQFQFSWVKS; encoded by the coding sequence ATGTATCAAAAGCTTGTTAGGAAAGAAGTAATGGGATTATTGGAAAAGGAAGTAGGTTCTTTTCTTGATAAATTTTTAACGCCAATTGAAAAAATATGGCAGCCTTCCGATTATTTACCAGATCCTTCAAGCGAAGAATTTAAACACGACTTAGAAGAAATTCAGACTTTTGCCCGCGAAATGCCTTATGATCTTTTCGTAACATTGATCGGGGACTGTATCACAGAAGAAGCTCTTCCTTCCTATGAGTCTTGGTTAATGGGAGTTGACGGAATCAATCAGGAAGAAAGATTAGGCTGGTCCAATTGGGTAAGAGCATGGACTGCTGAAGAAAACAGACACGGAGATTTATTAAACAAATATCTTTATCTGTGTGGAAGAGTAAACATGAGAGAGGTTGAAATTACTACTCAATACCTGATTAATGATGGTTTCGATTTGGGAACAAGTATGGACCCATACAGAAACTTCATTTATACAAGTTTCCAGGAGACAGCTACCAATATCTCTCACAGAAGAGTAGGTACATTGGCTAAACAGTCCGGAAACGGGAAATTGGCAAAAATGTGTGGTGTAATTGCTGCAGATGAAGCAAGACACGCTAAAGCATACAAACATTTCGTAGCGAAAATTCTGGAAGTAGACCCTTCAGAAATGATTCTTGCATTTGAAGATATGATGCGTAAAAAGATCGTAATGCCTGCTCACCTGATGAGACAATCCGGACAAAAAGCCGGAGAACTTTGGGGACATTTCTCGGATGCTGCACAAAGATGTATGGTATACACTGGTCAGGATTATATCAATATTATGAAAGACCTTTTAGATGAATGGAAAATTGAGCACGTAAAAGGACTTACAGAAAAAGCAGAAAAAGCTCAGGAATACCTGATGAAGCTTCCTGCAAGGCTTCAGAAGATCACAGACAGAGTTTCTACTCCGGATCTTCAGTTCCAGTTTAGCTGGGTAAAAAGCTAA
- a CDS encoding class I SAM-dependent methyltransferase: MKKVTKLLLNKIPRPMLIKMSIWARPLIYQFFKGDQFYDPIDGRSYRKFLPYGYGKQRENALSPGTLSLERHRQMWLYLQNETDFFIKNYKVLHIAPEQEFLRKFKRMSNLNYISADLYSPIVDVKADILDLPFEDESFDIIFCNHVLEHIEDDAKAISELYRVMKPGGWGILQVPMKNSLEKTYEDFTIKDPKERQKHFGQYDHVRWYGMDYFDRLKKAGFETEPNFYSQKFSEEEIKKYGLRHNEILPIVYKK; this comes from the coding sequence ATGAAAAAGGTAACAAAACTTTTACTGAATAAAATTCCACGCCCTATGCTTATTAAAATGAGTATTTGGGCCAGACCGCTTATTTATCAGTTTTTCAAAGGAGATCAGTTCTATGACCCTATTGATGGAAGATCTTACAGAAAATTCCTTCCGTATGGATATGGAAAACAAAGAGAAAATGCTCTTTCTCCCGGGACTTTAAGCCTGGAGAGACACCGTCAGATGTGGCTTTATCTTCAGAATGAGACTGATTTTTTTATTAAAAATTATAAAGTTCTGCATATTGCTCCCGAACAGGAATTTTTAAGGAAATTCAAAAGAATGAGTAACCTGAATTATATTTCAGCAGATCTTTATTCTCCGATTGTAGATGTGAAAGCAGATATTCTGGATTTACCTTTTGAAGACGAAAGTTTTGATATTATTTTCTGTAACCACGTTCTGGAACATATCGAAGACGATGCCAAAGCAATAAGTGAGCTGTATAGGGTTATGAAGCCCGGCGGATGGGGAATTCTTCAGGTTCCGATGAAAAATTCATTGGAGAAAACGTATGAAGATTTTACCATTAAAGATCCGAAAGAACGACAGAAGCATTTCGGACAATATGATCACGTCCGCTGGTACGGAATGGATTATTTCGACCGCTTAAAAAAAGCAGGCTTTGAAACAGAACCGAACTTCTATTCACAGAAATTCTCAGAAGAAGAAATTAAAAAATACGGGTTAAGACACAATGAAATCTTGCCTATAGTTTATAAAAAATAA